From a region of the Paenibacillus lutimineralis genome:
- a CDS encoding PucR family transcriptional regulator → MEFRVEHILRMKGLHNAQVLGGKAGLSNVIRGITIMEAPDIADWLKGGEMLLTSLYPILNYTEEEQRVFIQRLADKGVSALMIKNHRFVKNIPDVIVKTGEKTALPIIQIPESIPYVDVLYPVMEELFNTQVMKLKYFKDVHDRFTTLSLTDAGLEPIIATLQSLIGNPVALYDRNFACMISDSLSAVPIENEEADTEREKIFETKFPYFWRKTQILEPAVKTVDQVVVPIRTVNRIKVHLVVTEALKPLEELDFIAIENAATALSLELVKQFAVAEVEREFKNDIIDDLLAGKAQMLETVYHRANLIGWDLERSYAVLLFHVKEEFSSLGDKEMEKPKKSRMLKSKAFTYLHDAIRFTFFDGIMRSRSDMIILLLPVESLKSKSKDWLMSTKKKAHKIQETVHMKTTDIIVQVGIGSVAETAMDISGSYQEAQEALELGAMLFGDEAVTAFSELGLFRLLCQFPDPSLLTSFIPAPLGKLMESKNAIKNDLLHTLEVFLQHNQNAAKAAQDLFVHYKTVMYRLERIKEITDMDFEDPEEMLETRVGLKILNLLKKEGFN, encoded by the coding sequence ATGGAATTTAGAGTCGAGCATATATTGAGAATGAAAGGATTGCATAATGCCCAGGTCCTTGGAGGCAAAGCCGGTCTGTCCAATGTAATCCGAGGCATCACGATTATGGAGGCCCCCGACATTGCCGACTGGTTGAAGGGTGGAGAAATGCTGCTGACCAGCCTCTATCCGATTCTCAATTATACAGAGGAAGAGCAGCGTGTATTCATACAGCGCTTGGCTGACAAGGGAGTCAGTGCTCTAATGATCAAGAATCACCGCTTTGTCAAAAATATTCCCGATGTCATCGTAAAGACGGGTGAAAAGACCGCCCTGCCCATTATTCAAATTCCTGAGAGCATTCCTTATGTCGATGTCCTCTATCCGGTAATGGAAGAACTATTCAATACCCAGGTCATGAAGCTTAAATATTTCAAGGATGTGCATGATCGCTTCACGACCCTATCCTTAACCGATGCAGGGCTGGAGCCTATCATTGCGACACTGCAATCGTTGATCGGCAATCCCGTTGCTCTCTATGATCGTAATTTCGCCTGCATGATCTCCGATTCTCTCTCCGCGGTTCCTATAGAGAACGAAGAGGCCGATACCGAGAGAGAGAAGATCTTCGAGACTAAATTCCCTTATTTCTGGAGAAAGACGCAAATATTAGAGCCGGCAGTCAAGACGGTCGATCAGGTCGTCGTTCCGATCCGAACCGTGAATCGCATCAAGGTGCATCTGGTTGTTACTGAAGCCTTGAAGCCGTTGGAAGAGCTCGATTTTATCGCGATAGAAAATGCAGCTACAGCCTTGTCCCTCGAATTGGTTAAGCAGTTCGCCGTTGCGGAAGTAGAGCGAGAATTCAAGAACGATATCATCGACGATCTGCTTGCCGGCAAAGCTCAAATGTTGGAGACAGTCTATCATCGAGCTAACCTGATTGGTTGGGATCTGGAGCGTTCTTATGCGGTCCTGTTATTTCATGTAAAAGAAGAGTTCTCCTCGCTAGGCGATAAAGAGATGGAAAAGCCCAAAAAGTCACGCATGCTGAAGAGCAAAGCCTTCACTTATTTGCATGATGCGATTCGCTTCACCTTCTTTGACGGCATCATGCGCAGTCGCAGCGATATGATTATCCTGCTTCTACCGGTGGAATCACTGAAGTCCAAGAGCAAGGACTGGCTAATGTCGACCAAGAAAAAGGCACACAAGATTCAAGAAACCGTCCACATGAAGACGACAGATATTATCGTTCAGGTCGGCATTGGTAGTGTGGCGGAGACGGCGATGGATATCTCGGGGAGCTATCAGGAGGCTCAGGAGGCCCTGGAACTTGGGGCCATGCTCTTCGGCGACGAAGCGGTTACTGCCTTCTCTGAGCTTGGCCTGTTCCGGCTACTCTGCCAATTCCCGGACCCGTCGTTACTCACCTCCTTCATTCCCGCGCCACTAGGCAAATTAATGGAGAGCAAAAATGCGATCAAGAACGACCTGCTTCATACGCTCGAAGTGTTCCTGCAGCATAATCAAAACGCGGCCAAAGCCGCCCAGGATCTGTTCGTCCATTACAAGACCGTCATGTACAGGCTGGAACGAATCAAGGAAATCACTGACATGGATTTCGAAGATCCCGAAGAAATGCTGGAAACCAGAGTTGGCCTGAAGATTCTAAATTTGTTAAAAAAAGAAGGTTTCAACTAA
- a CDS encoding alpha/beta hydrolase, with the protein MKTVCYKAVGDVHLLGDFYSTGQANSPVVVYIHGGGFIFGSRGEIPRDQIEGYNTAGFHVFSMDYRLAPETRLTAIAEDILDAIHWLQSDASAELGIEPSSIGVVGHSAGGYLALLAGAREPKLRAVVSFYGYGDIRAAWATGASSHYLQKPIVPRKLADQLIAGEVLTEASVQQRFGLYLYCRQQGTWVQEVTGLDPEWDQSELQALCPVEAVTAQYPPTLLLHGEQDNDVPYTQSVQMAERLEQVGVAHTLITLPGEDHLFDLQKDKESVRHVFAQELDFLRDHLL; encoded by the coding sequence GTGAAAACGGTTTGCTACAAAGCAGTTGGAGATGTGCATTTATTAGGAGACTTCTATAGTACCGGCCAAGCAAATTCACCTGTTGTCGTCTATATTCACGGAGGCGGCTTCATCTTTGGATCAAGGGGAGAGATTCCAAGGGATCAGATAGAGGGGTATAATACGGCCGGATTTCACGTATTCTCCATGGACTATCGGCTAGCGCCCGAGACGAGGCTCACGGCTATTGCTGAGGATATTCTTGATGCCATTCACTGGCTGCAGAGCGATGCTTCTGCAGAGCTTGGAATTGAGCCATCCTCCATCGGTGTAGTGGGCCATTCGGCAGGCGGATACCTGGCGCTTCTGGCTGGAGCAAGGGAACCGAAGCTGAGGGCTGTTGTTTCCTTCTATGGCTATGGGGATATCCGGGCAGCCTGGGCCACTGGGGCAAGCTCGCATTATCTGCAGAAGCCAATTGTTCCCCGTAAGCTGGCTGATCAATTGATCGCAGGGGAAGTACTTACGGAAGCTTCTGTTCAGCAAAGATTCGGTCTTTATTTATATTGCCGTCAACAAGGTACCTGGGTTCAAGAGGTTACAGGGTTGGACCCTGAATGGGATCAATCCGAACTGCAGGCACTCTGTCCGGTGGAAGCTGTAACTGCGCAATATCCGCCAACGCTGCTATTGCATGGGGAACAGGACAATGATGTGCCTTATACGCAATCGGTTCAGATGGCAGAGCGTTTGGAACAGGTGGGAGTCGCCCATACTCTGATTACATTGCCTGGTGAGGATCATTTATTTGATTTGCAGAAGGACAAGGAGAGTGTCCGGCATGTATTTGCTCAGGAACTAGACTTCCTACGAGACCACCTACTGTGA